In Deinococcus puniceus, one genomic interval encodes:
- the rpmI gene encoding 50S ribosomal protein L35, producing MPKMKTKKSATRRVKITGTGKVMAFKSGKRHQNTGKSGDTIRGKGKGFVLAKSEWARMKLALPKGK from the coding sequence ATGCCTAAGATGAAGACCAAAAAGAGCGCCACCCGCCGTGTGAAAATCACGGGTACGGGCAAGGTCATGGCGTTCAAGAGTGGCAAACGCCACCAGAACACCGGCAAGAGCGGCGACACCATTCGCGGCAAGGGCAAGGGTTTCGTTCTCGCCAAGAGCGAGTGGGCACGCATGAAGCTCGCGCTGCCGAAGGGGAAGTGA
- a CDS encoding phosphopentomutase — protein sequence MLLTIIVLDSVGVGELPDAASFGDVGAHTLNHTLAAAPVHLPNLAGLGLGHIPTVATSPQTIPAETVVQGAYGRMLEVSPGKDTSTGHWEFMGVQLEHAFQIFPDGFPPAVMDAFNAATGRGHLCNKPYSGTDVIRDYGEEHRRTGNPIVYTSGDSVFQIAAHEDVVPLETLYEWCRAAREILQGPYAVARVIARPFRGEHPFERAGEHRKDFSLLPPPTVLDSLKAAGQAVIGIGKIPDIYAHQGFTEEIHTDDNPDGIRKTLARMKQATEEGTSGLIYTNLVDFDAKYGHRRDPAGYSACLGDFDAALPDILAAVPADGALVIISDHGNDPTWRGTDHTREYGMLLAYRPGIGAVNLGERATFADVGATAAHALGAGWDGPGESFWTQIA from the coding sequence ATGCTCCTCACCATCATCGTTCTGGATTCCGTGGGCGTGGGCGAATTGCCCGATGCCGCCAGCTTTGGCGACGTGGGCGCACACACCCTGAATCACACGCTGGCCGCCGCGCCTGTTCACTTGCCCAATTTGGCTGGGCTGGGACTGGGCCACATTCCCACCGTTGCTACCAGTCCGCAGACCATCCCCGCCGAGACTGTTGTACAGGGCGCTTATGGCCGAATGCTGGAAGTCAGCCCCGGCAAGGACACCAGCACCGGGCACTGGGAATTTATGGGCGTGCAGCTTGAACACGCTTTCCAGATCTTCCCCGACGGCTTTCCGCCCGCCGTGATGGACGCCTTCAACGCCGCCACCGGGCGCGGGCACCTGTGCAACAAGCCGTACAGTGGCACCGACGTGATCCGCGATTACGGCGAGGAACACCGCCGCACCGGGAATCCCATCGTGTATACCAGCGGCGACAGCGTGTTTCAAATTGCCGCGCATGAAGACGTGGTGCCGCTGGAAACGCTGTATGAGTGGTGCCGTGCCGCCCGTGAGATTTTGCAGGGGCCGTATGCAGTGGCCCGCGTGATCGCGCGGCCTTTCCGGGGCGAGCATCCCTTCGAGCGGGCAGGCGAACACCGTAAAGACTTCAGTCTGTTGCCGCCGCCGACCGTGCTGGACAGCCTGAAGGCCGCTGGGCAGGCCGTCATCGGCATCGGCAAAATCCCCGACATCTACGCGCATCAGGGCTTTACCGAAGAGATTCACACCGACGACAACCCCGATGGCATCCGCAAAACGCTGGCCCGCATGAAACAGGCCACAGAAGAAGGCACGTCTGGCCTGATCTACACCAATCTGGTGGACTTCGACGCCAAATACGGCCACCGCCGCGATCCTGCCGGATACAGCGCCTGTCTGGGCGATTTCGACGCCGCGCTGCCCGACATTCTGGCCGCCGTACCCGCAGACGGCGCACTGGTCATCATTTCCGATCACGGGAACGACCCCACGTGGCGCGGCACCGACCATACCCGCGAATACGGCATGCTGCTGGCCTACCGCCCCGGCATAGGCGCAGTGAATCTGGGCGAGCGGGCCACGTTTGCCGATGTGGGGGCCACCGCCGCACACGCGCTGGGCGCTGGTTGGGACGGGCCGGGTGAGAGCTTTTGGACGCAGATCGCATAA
- a CDS encoding amidohydrolase family protein: MSDPAASQSAHTPELLTCDILYTGMGGAQSPGGVVVSGGVIAATGHPNTLRGNFPHARESRAGSVIAPPPVNAHTHLDMSAYDFRALPYFRWIPEVAMGQRDKRGLAGALAGADTLRALGAGAVGDIVWSHGQDLLAPLLARTDLSGVLYYEVLSPFPERADEVFSAAREVIESHRKLERPGGPRLGLSPHTPFTVSHRLLRLLADYAAGEGLPLQIHVAEHPAEVELFRTGGGPIWDSMTRFPYPATFAEVIGRAPEADLTPVRYLDELGVLAARPTLVHMVNVTPDDIARTARAGCAVVTCPRSNTHLECGVFPWSTFAAAGVEIALGTDSVASGGSLDVRDDVAFARTLYPHLDPRLIVRAAVKGGHRVTGTPLPFIRRGALWQDAFVWA, encoded by the coding sequence ATGTCTGATCCTGCCGCCTCCCAGTCTGCCCACACCCCCGAACTGCTGACCTGCGACATCCTGTATACGGGCATGGGCGGCGCACAGTCGCCGGGCGGCGTGGTGGTGTCAGGCGGCGTGATTGCGGCCACAGGCCACCCCAACACCTTGCGCGGCAACTTTCCGCACGCCCGCGAGAGCCGGGCTGGAAGCGTCATCGCGCCGCCGCCCGTGAACGCCCACACGCACCTCGATATGAGCGCCTACGACTTCCGCGCCCTACCCTATTTTCGCTGGATTCCCGAAGTGGCGATGGGCCAGCGAGACAAACGCGGCTTGGCGGGCGCTCTGGCCGGGGCCGACACCCTGAGAGCTTTGGGCGCGGGCGCGGTGGGTGACATCGTTTGGTCACATGGGCAAGACCTGTTGGCTCCGCTTTTGGCCCGCACAGACCTCTCTGGAGTCCTCTATTACGAGGTTCTCAGCCCCTTTCCAGAACGGGCCGACGAAGTATTCAGCGCGGCTCGGGAAGTCATCGAAAGCCACCGCAAGCTGGAGCGTCCCGGCGGCCCCCGCCTCGGTTTGTCGCCCCACACGCCGTTTACGGTCAGCCACCGCCTGCTGCGTCTGCTGGCCGACTACGCGGCGGGCGAGGGCTTGCCCCTGCAAATCCATGTGGCCGAACACCCCGCCGAAGTGGAACTGTTCCGCACGGGCGGCGGCCCCATCTGGGACAGCATGACCCGCTTTCCGTACCCCGCTACCTTTGCCGAAGTCATCGGACGCGCCCCTGAAGCCGACCTGACGCCCGTGCGTTACCTCGATGAACTCGGCGTATTGGCCGCCCGCCCCACGCTGGTGCATATGGTGAACGTGACGCCCGACGATATTGCCCGCACCGCCCGCGCAGGCTGCGCCGTGGTCACTTGCCCGCGTAGCAACACCCATTTGGAATGCGGGGTGTTTCCGTGGTCGACGTTTGCGGCGGCGGGCGTAGAAATCGCCCTCGGCACCGATTCCGTCGCCAGTGGCGGCAGCTTGGACGTGCGAGACGACGTGGCGTTTGCCCGCACGCTCTATCCCCACCTTGACCCCCGCCTCATTGTGCGGGCAGCCGTCAAGGGCGGTCACCGCGTCACTGGAACGCCGCTCCCCTTCATTCGGCGGGGGGCACTATGGCAAGACGCCTTCGTTTGGGCCTGA
- the rplT gene encoding 50S ribosomal protein L20, with protein sequence MPRVKTGTVRRRRHKKVLKRAKGFWGTRSKTYRNAFQTLLNAATYEFRDRRNKKRDFRRLWIQRINAGARLHGMNYSHFINGLKLAGIDLNRKVLADIAAREPAAFKALVDASQAARNNK encoded by the coding sequence TTGCCACGCGTCAAGACCGGTACTGTTCGTCGCCGCCGCCATAAAAAGGTGCTCAAGCGGGCCAAGGGGTTCTGGGGCACCCGCTCCAAGACCTACCGTAATGCCTTCCAAACGCTGCTGAACGCCGCAACCTACGAGTTCCGCGATCGCCGCAACAAGAAGCGCGACTTCCGCCGCCTGTGGATTCAGCGCATCAACGCAGGCGCACGTCTGCACGGCATGAACTACTCGCACTTCATCAACGGCCTGAAACTGGCCGGAATCGACCTGAACCGCAAGGTACTGGCCGACATCGCCGCCCGCGAACCCGCCGCCTTCAAGGCACTGGTCGACGCGTCGCAGGCTGCCCGCAACAACAAGTAA
- a CDS encoding M42 family metallopeptidase, with amino-acid sequence MPTTQLRLELLHQLSDLNGVPGNEEAVRDFVLRELEGLADDVRVDALGNIIATRAGRKAKKSDSPRQRVMLSAHMDEIGFLVRFVDERGFVRVQALGGFDTRNLFARNVTVNTRGGALPGILTPGGKPVHIASAEERKKIPEVKEFFVDLGLDAEEVKRRVRIGDMVTLDQTARQVGKLTVGKAMDDRASVFMQLEVLRQFRDKRPRHDVVAVFSVQEEVGLRGAIVAAYGIEPTLGIGLDVTLAVDTPGVAPEEAVTRLGDGIGIKVFDSTMISTRWLVDELVDLAEREGIRYQLEVLALGGTDGAAIQKSRAGVPSVTLSLPTRYIHTIVEAVHEDDLRAGIDLLVAYLG; translated from the coding sequence GTGCCTACAACTCAACTGCGGCTGGAACTTTTGCATCAGCTTTCTGATCTGAACGGCGTGCCCGGCAACGAGGAAGCCGTGCGCGACTTCGTGCTGCGCGAACTGGAGGGACTGGCCGACGACGTGCGGGTGGACGCTCTGGGCAACATCATCGCCACCCGCGCCGGACGCAAAGCCAAAAAGTCGGACAGCCCCCGCCAGCGCGTGATGCTCAGCGCCCACATGGACGAAATCGGCTTCTTGGTGCGCTTCGTGGATGAGCGAGGCTTTGTGCGCGTGCAGGCGCTCGGCGGCTTCGATACCCGCAACCTGTTTGCCCGCAACGTGACCGTGAATACGCGGGGCGGCGCACTGCCCGGCATTCTGACCCCCGGCGGCAAGCCCGTGCATATCGCCAGTGCCGAGGAACGCAAGAAGATTCCCGAAGTCAAAGAGTTTTTTGTGGACTTGGGCCTAGACGCCGAAGAAGTGAAGCGGCGCGTGCGAATTGGCGACATGGTGACGCTGGATCAGACGGCGCGGCAGGTGGGCAAACTGACGGTGGGCAAGGCGATGGATGACCGCGCCAGCGTGTTTATGCAACTAGAGGTCTTGCGCCAGTTTAGAGACAAGAGGCCCCGCCATGACGTGGTGGCCGTGTTCAGTGTTCAGGAAGAAGTGGGGCTGCGCGGGGCGATTGTGGCTGCCTACGGCATAGAGCCGACGCTGGGCATCGGGCTGGACGTGACGTTGGCCGTAGACACCCCCGGAGTCGCCCCCGAAGAAGCCGTAACCCGCCTCGGCGACGGCATCGGCATCAAGGTCTTCGATTCCACCATGATCTCTACCCGCTGGCTGGTGGATGAACTGGTGGATTTGGCCGAGCGCGAGGGCATCCGCTACCAACTGGAAGTGCTGGCACTGGGCGGCACAGACGGCGCAGCCATCCAAAAATCGCGGGCGGGCGTGCCCAGTGTGACCCTCAGCCTGCCGACTCGCTACATCCATACCATCGTCGAAGCCGTGCATGAGGACGACTTGCGGGCGGGGATAGATTTGCTGGTAGCTTATTTGGGCTAA
- the rpmE gene encoding 50S ribosomal protein L31, with protein MKKDIHPKAVPTKIIFQGKVIMETLSTKPEIHVDVWSGVHPFWTGEERFLDTEGRVDKFNKRFGDSYRTAKKK; from the coding sequence ATGAAGAAAGATATCCACCCCAAGGCCGTTCCCACCAAAATCATTTTTCAGGGCAAAGTCATCATGGAAACCCTGTCCACCAAGCCGGAAATCCACGTAGATGTGTGGAGCGGCGTGCATCCCTTCTGGACGGGCGAAGAGCGCTTCCTTGACACCGAAGGCCGCGTCGACAAGTTCAACAAGCGCTTCGGTGACAGCTACCGCACCGCCAAAAAGAAGTAA
- a CDS encoding DUF3084 domain-containing protein has protein sequence MLWLFLPFVVILSGVVAYAADTIAKKAGRKHLRWFGLRPKTTALIVAVLSGMGISAASLAAFLVLNSSAINTIAQADQLRPQLDALKTEILSVQDDLKTAQIGRDTAQREAEALRAQQQAALTDLQAARSNLKDARTAQQRLQTEAAALQDKVEALTTLRTELEARAVRSRTLLTASEAALASSQARAEALDSQVIDLDTRSALAEQEAKLAQNRAAAAQTQTEAAQLQTEAAQARTVQAQAQAAAARAQANAAQAQARAAQAQVVAVAAQVAQAGAQVRQAQAKVRQAEAQAKAAQAKAQQAEAQVEQTRGLAAQLGMQVRQLEADRAAATKERNAAVAARTQAEAQLSSTQKESARLLAERDRIASERDLTAKERDQAALQRDRAATERAKAVQERQQATAERDRVRAEVTTLRSQQAQLRTANEALSKDLATARATLGQLQDEFSSARNELSASRNTDLAFPRNDLVYAGVVPGVRNLDAFLLAAANAAQSRGAKGTPAARLNPAARAALETKLRGLNASTFVQCRAASNAVVGFSVDLTCDARPNSVLYRSGEGIRRVNLTLSADTRSLQAQISEAVQDAVLDLTTRGVPSEYINNLGLDVNEFVDLITRLNAKTGPTATLTIAARDDVRPGSRVDLYAILP, from the coding sequence ATGCTGTGGCTGTTTTTGCCCTTTGTAGTGATCTTGTCGGGCGTAGTGGCCTACGCCGCCGACACGATTGCCAAAAAAGCCGGGCGCAAGCATCTGCGCTGGTTCGGGTTGCGGCCCAAAACCACCGCGCTGATCGTGGCCGTGCTGTCGGGCATGGGCATCAGCGCGGCCAGTCTCGCGGCGTTCTTGGTACTCAATTCCAGCGCCATCAATACCATCGCTCAGGCCGATCAACTGCGCCCGCAACTGGACGCCCTGAAAACCGAGATTCTGAGTGTGCAGGACGACCTCAAAACCGCACAAATTGGCCGCGACACCGCCCAGCGCGAGGCCGAGGCGTTGCGGGCGCAGCAGCAAGCCGCCCTGACCGATCTTCAGGCCGCACGCAGCAATCTGAAAGACGCCCGCACGGCTCAGCAGCGCCTTCAGACCGAAGCTGCTGCGTTGCAGGACAAAGTAGAGGCGTTGACTACTCTGCGAACCGAACTGGAAGCCCGCGCCGTCAGATCGCGCACGCTGCTCACGGCATCCGAGGCGGCGCTGGCTTCCAGTCAGGCCCGTGCAGAGGCGCTGGACAGCCAAGTCATCGACCTGGATACCCGTTCGGCACTGGCAGAACAAGAAGCTAAGCTGGCCCAGAACCGCGCCGCCGCCGCACAGACCCAGACGGAAGCCGCCCAACTCCAGACTGAAGCGGCACAGGCTCGAACCGTACAGGCGCAGGCGCAGGCCGCCGCCGCACGGGCACAGGCCAACGCCGCACAGGCGCAGGCACGGGCTGCCCAAGCTCAGGTGGTGGCCGTCGCCGCACAAGTGGCGCAGGCCGGGGCGCAGGTGCGGCAGGCGCAGGCCAAGGTGCGGCAGGCCGAAGCGCAGGCCAAAGCCGCTCAGGCCAAGGCGCAGCAAGCTGAGGCGCAGGTGGAGCAGACCCGTGGCCTCGCCGCACAGTTGGGGATGCAGGTGCGCCAACTGGAAGCTGACCGCGCCGCAGCCACCAAAGAACGCAATGCCGCCGTTGCTGCCCGCACACAGGCCGAAGCCCAACTCTCCAGCACCCAGAAAGAAAGTGCCCGCCTACTGGCTGAGCGCGACAGGATTGCCTCGGAACGTGACCTCACGGCAAAGGAGCGCGACCAAGCCGCACTGCAACGCGACCGCGCCGCCACCGAACGGGCCAAAGCCGTGCAGGAGCGTCAGCAGGCCACAGCCGAACGTGACCGCGTGCGGGCCGAAGTGACCACGCTCCGCAGCCAACAAGCACAGTTGCGAACCGCCAACGAAGCCTTATCCAAGGATCTGGCAACCGCCCGCGCCACGCTGGGGCAGCTGCAAGACGAATTTTCCAGCGCCCGTAACGAGTTGAGTGCCAGCCGAAACACCGATCTCGCCTTTCCGCGCAACGACCTCGTGTATGCGGGCGTGGTGCCGGGCGTGCGGAACCTCGACGCCTTTTTGCTGGCCGCCGCCAACGCGGCCCAGAGCCGAGGCGCGAAGGGAACCCCCGCCGCCCGCCTGAATCCTGCGGCCCGCGCCGCACTGGAAACCAAACTGCGTGGCCTGAACGCCAGCACCTTCGTTCAGTGCCGCGCCGCCAGCAATGCAGTCGTGGGCTTTTCCGTAGACCTGACCTGCGACGCCCGCCCCAACAGCGTGCTGTACCGCAGCGGCGAGGGCATCCGGCGGGTGAACCTAACCCTCAGCGCCGACACCCGCAGTCTTCAGGCCCAGATCAGCGAGGCCGTGCAGGACGCCGTGCTTGACCTGACTACACGCGGTGTGCCCAGCGAGTACATCAACAATCTGGGGCTGGACGTGAACGAGTTCGTAGACCTGATTACGCGCCTGAACGCCAAAACAGGCCCCACCGCCACCCTGACCATCGCCGCCCGCGACGACGTACGCCCCGGCAGCCGGGTGGACTTGTACGCGATTTTGCCGTAA
- the ppgK gene encoding polyphosphate--glucose phosphotransferase, with amino-acid sequence MAVILGIDIGGSGIKGAPVDTATGKLTAERHRIATPEGARPDDVKAVVAELVRHFGHKGAVGVTFPGIVQHGVTLSAANVDKGWIGLDADKLFTEATGQNVTLINDADAAGLAEAKFGAGAGVAGTVLVLTFGTGIGSALIHDGVLVPNTELGHLWLRDKHAETWASDRARERDDLNWKQWAARVSKYLQHLELLFSPDLFIIGGGVSKKADKWEAALVLERSKFVPAALLNDAGIVGAAMIAERRTDAKS; translated from the coding sequence ATGGCGGTCATTCTCGGCATCGATATCGGCGGAAGCGGCATCAAGGGCGCTCCAGTAGACACGGCGACAGGCAAACTGACGGCAGAGCGGCACCGGATCGCCACACCCGAAGGCGCACGGCCCGACGACGTGAAGGCGGTGGTGGCTGAACTGGTGCGGCACTTCGGGCATAAGGGCGCGGTGGGTGTCACCTTTCCCGGCATCGTGCAGCATGGCGTAACACTCAGCGCGGCCAACGTAGACAAGGGCTGGATCGGGCTGGACGCCGACAAGCTCTTTACCGAGGCCACCGGCCAGAACGTGACCCTGATCAACGACGCCGACGCCGCAGGCTTGGCCGAGGCTAAATTCGGCGCGGGCGCAGGCGTGGCGGGCACAGTGTTGGTGCTGACCTTCGGCACAGGCATCGGCAGCGCCCTGATTCATGACGGCGTGCTGGTGCCCAATACCGAACTCGGTCATCTGTGGCTGCGCGACAAACACGCCGAAACGTGGGCCTCTGACCGCGCCCGTGAACGCGACGACCTGAACTGGAAGCAGTGGGCCGCCCGCGTCAGCAAATACCTGCAACATCTGGAACTGCTGTTTTCGCCTGACCTGTTCATCATCGGCGGCGGCGTGAGCAAGAAGGCCGACAAATGGGAAGCGGCGCTGGTGCTGGAGCGCAGCAAATTCGTGCCTGCTGCCCTGCTGAACGACGCCGGAATCGTGGGCGCGGCCATGATCGCCGAGCGCCGAACGGATGCCAAATCTTAA
- a CDS encoding DUF3108 domain-containing protein — protein MDADRINDPGQEPFQIGAESFALTLTLGGRYAGEQTWTVHPERSALIARVETNFGGVLPEVRRVQSSRMHARTFASHSYSEGDGRGKPSFETTFDRKSGVLTLRQGKDEVTAPLIGDHHDPVSLLLWLRGQHGQDVPPQRLTGGRVHVQTLHPAQGSDVNGTPAHVYLLRPGHAYVYVEQDAPHRLLRLIQPTDFGPVEANLPQARRQAQPERRRRRAG, from the coding sequence TTGGACGCAGATCGCATAAACGATCCGGGCCAAGAGCCTTTCCAGATCGGGGCTGAATCGTTCGCCCTGACGCTAACGTTGGGCGGGCGCTACGCCGGAGAGCAGACGTGGACGGTTCACCCCGAACGCAGCGCCCTGATCGCCCGCGTAGAAACCAACTTCGGCGGCGTGCTGCCCGAAGTGCGGCGTGTGCAGAGCAGCCGAATGCACGCCCGCACTTTTGCCAGCCACAGCTACAGCGAGGGCGATGGGCGCGGCAAACCCAGTTTCGAAACGACCTTTGACCGCAAAAGCGGCGTGTTGACGCTGAGGCAGGGCAAAGACGAGGTCACGGCCCCGCTGATTGGCGACCACCATGACCCGGTGAGCTTACTGCTGTGGCTGCGCGGCCAACACGGGCAGGACGTCCCGCCCCAACGGCTGACCGGGGGCCGGGTGCATGTGCAGACCCTTCACCCGGCGCAGGGCAGCGACGTGAACGGTACGCCCGCGCATGTGTATCTGCTGCGCCCCGGCCACGCTTACGTGTACGTGGAGCAAGACGCGCCTCACCGCCTGCTGCGCCTGATTCAGCCCACCGATTTTGGCCCAGTCGAAGCCAATTTGCCCCAAGCGAGGCGGCAGGCCCAGCCGGAACGTCGGCGGCGGCGGGCGGGGTAG
- a CDS encoding TerC family protein, translating into MEFLYELWLGKPAWMWLVFMTLVVSLLAFDLGVLGKRRVKKATASGAEHPQEIGVKASLKLSVFYIGVALLYGAWVWYELGATSGMQYLTAFAVEKALALDNVFVISVIFGALAIPRHLQHRVLFWGILGVIVLRGIMIGLGTALVTQFDWIMWIFGAFLLLTGIKLLFTKESESETPDLSNHFMVRVLRRFVPISPKLDGQKFLTRLPDAAGKMRLHATPLLIALLIVEAADVIFAVDSIPAVFAITQDPFIVYTSNIFAILGLRALYFALAALVHRFAALKPALALVLVFIGGKIFYNQFYGKMDPAISLAVTISILVGGILVSLWKTRGEGPKTAV; encoded by the coding sequence ATGGAATTCTTATATGAACTGTGGTTGGGCAAGCCCGCGTGGATGTGGCTGGTCTTTATGACGTTGGTGGTTTCTCTGCTGGCCTTCGACTTGGGCGTACTAGGCAAACGCCGCGTCAAGAAGGCCACCGCCAGCGGCGCAGAGCATCCGCAAGAAATCGGCGTGAAAGCCAGCCTCAAGCTCAGTGTGTTCTATATCGGTGTGGCACTCCTGTACGGCGCTTGGGTGTGGTACGAGCTGGGCGCGACGAGCGGAATGCAGTACTTGACTGCTTTCGCCGTAGAAAAAGCCCTCGCGCTCGACAACGTGTTCGTCATCAGCGTCATCTTCGGTGCGCTCGCCATTCCGCGCCACCTGCAACACCGCGTCCTCTTCTGGGGCATCCTCGGCGTCATCGTGCTGCGCGGCATCATGATCGGCTTGGGCACGGCACTGGTCACGCAGTTCGACTGGATCATGTGGATTTTCGGCGCGTTCCTGCTGCTCACGGGCATCAAGTTGCTGTTTACCAAAGAGAGTGAGTCCGAAACCCCTGACCTCTCCAATCACTTCATGGTGCGTGTGCTGCGGCGCTTTGTGCCCATCAGCCCCAAGCTGGACGGCCAGAAGTTCCTGACCCGCTTGCCCGACGCCGCCGGAAAGATGCGCCTGCATGCTACGCCGCTCCTGATCGCCCTCCTGATCGTGGAAGCCGCAGACGTGATCTTCGCGGTAGATTCCATTCCCGCCGTGTTCGCCATCACCCAAGACCCGTTCATCGTGTACACCAGCAACATTTTCGCCATTCTCGGTCTGCGTGCGCTGTACTTCGCCCTCGCCGCCCTCGTCCACCGCTTCGCCGCCCTCAAGCCCGCGCTGGCGTTGGTGCTGGTCTTCATCGGCGGTAAAATCTTCTACAACCAGTTCTACGGCAAGATGGATCCCGCCATCAGCCTCGCTGTGACGATCAGCATTCTGGTCGGCGGCATTCTGGTCAGCCTCTGGAAGACGCGTGGAGAAGGGCCGAAAACGGCAGTCTGA
- a CDS encoding sporulation protein translates to MGFLKKMMASVGVGAAKVDAQLRDRAVRIGDPLTGVVVVKGGAVEQTIERINLGIATRYRHDDSYVNHTLFTQPITGNFVIRPGETQEFPFSVVVPAGTPLTLPGTSVWLVTDADIAGASDPSDNDQLTILPSAGMETLISAAQRLGFSLAKSEVEYSHGRIAQELSFRPPHGQYKLTELELMMFPNGDGLDVILEVDRRATGVASLFTSEFESKDRWNVPGHLLRQGPDAVAHELEGRIKRMS, encoded by the coding sequence ATGGGATTCCTGAAGAAAATGATGGCGTCGGTGGGCGTAGGTGCGGCAAAAGTGGATGCACAGTTGCGAGACCGGGCAGTGCGGATCGGTGACCCCCTGACGGGCGTGGTGGTCGTCAAAGGCGGCGCGGTGGAGCAGACCATCGAGCGCATCAATCTGGGCATCGCCACCCGCTACCGCCACGACGATTCCTACGTGAACCACACGCTGTTTACCCAGCCCATCACCGGCAATTTCGTCATCCGGCCCGGCGAGACGCAGGAATTCCCCTTCAGTGTGGTGGTTCCGGCAGGCACGCCCCTGACCCTGCCCGGCACGTCGGTCTGGCTGGTCACCGACGCCGATATCGCCGGAGCGTCCGACCCCAGCGACAACGACCAACTGACCATTTTGCCCAGCGCGGGCATGGAAACCCTGATCAGCGCGGCGCAGCGCCTCGGCTTCAGCCTTGCCAAAAGTGAAGTCGAGTATTCGCACGGGCGGATTGCACAGGAACTCAGCTTCAGGCCCCCGCATGGACAGTACAAACTGACCGAACTGGAACTGATGATGTTCCCCAACGGTGACGGCTTAGATGTGATTCTGGAAGTTGACCGCCGCGCGACGGGTGTGGCGAGCCTGTTTACCAGCGAGTTCGAGAGCAAAGACCGCTGGAACGTGCCGGGTCATCTGCTGCGGCAGGGGCCGGACGCCGTGGCCCACGAGCTGGAAGGCCGAATCAAGCGCATGAGCTAA
- the lptB gene encoding LPS export ABC transporter ATP-binding protein — translation MPDATLANPPAGLGRPELVATGLSKSYGRRAVVRGVDFRVRPGEIVALFGPNGAGKTTTFYMLVGFIRPGGGSITLGERDVTRLPMHERARLGLGYLPQEPSAFRKLTARDNLLAILEYGPLSRAEQEARADSLLAEFGLTHLAGSFAYQLSGGERRRLELARALTTDPDYLLLDEPFTGVDPKSIREIQRLIRELRDRRGIGVFITDHNVRETIALTDRVYLMFDGEVKFEGTPQEFAQDEDARRHYLGDDFEL, via the coding sequence ATGCCCGACGCCACCCTTGCCAATCCCCCTGCAGGGTTGGGACGGCCTGAGTTGGTGGCAACCGGACTGTCCAAAAGTTATGGACGGCGGGCGGTGGTGCGGGGCGTGGATTTCCGGGTGCGGCCCGGCGAAATCGTGGCGCTGTTCGGCCCCAACGGTGCGGGCAAGACCACCACGTTTTACATGCTGGTGGGCTTTATTCGCCCCGGCGGTGGCAGCATTACCCTCGGAGAACGCGACGTGACGCGCCTGCCCATGCACGAACGGGCACGGCTGGGACTTGGCTATCTGCCGCAGGAACCCAGTGCTTTCCGGAAGCTAACCGCCCGCGATAATTTGTTGGCGATTCTGGAATATGGCCCGCTGTCCCGCGCCGAGCAGGAAGCCCGCGCCGATTCGCTGCTGGCCGAATTTGGGCTGACGCACTTGGCGGGCAGCTTCGCCTACCAACTGTCGGGCGGCGAGCGGCGGCGGCTGGAACTGGCCCGCGCACTCACCACTGATCCCGATTATCTGCTACTGGACGAACCCTTCACGGGCGTAGACCCCAAGAGCATCCGCGAGATTCAGCGCCTGATCCGCGAGCTGCGTGACCGCCGGGGCATCGGCGTGTTTATTACTGACCACAACGTGCGCGAAACCATTGCTCTGACCGATAGGGTGTACCTGATGTTTGACGGAGAAGTGAAATTTGAGGGCACGCCGCAGGAATTCGCGCAAGACGAAGACGCCCGCCGCCATTATTTGGGCGACGATTTCGAGCTGTAA